From the genome of Vitis riparia cultivar Riparia Gloire de Montpellier isolate 1030 chromosome 2, EGFV_Vit.rip_1.0, whole genome shotgun sequence, one region includes:
- the LOC117928869 gene encoding 4-coumarate--CoA ligase-like 6 isoform X1 codes for MKKSMATPLNACASSQNQATNTQRASDSTHPNGHPHWFSPETGIYSSTYPSLPIPSDPHLDIVSFIFSKNHNGVSALTDYSSGFSISYSQLHPLVKSMASGLHQMGFSQGDVILLLLPNSIYFPVIFLAVLSLGGIATTMNPLSSLSEIRKQTVGCSLSLAFTVPETSEKLEALGVPVIGVPENGSFNSKSKEFSTFHWLISGDPDCCPRPVINQHDVAAIMYSSGTTGSTKAVVLTHGNFIAMVETFVRFEASLYENSGSENVYLAVLPMFHIYGLSLFVTGLISLGSAIVVMRKFDANEMVKAIDRYRVTHFPVVPPVLMALIKSARAAGARCFGSLKQVCCGAAPLTQKSIQEFVQTLSHVDLIQGYGMTESTAVGTRGFNTKKLRNYSSIGLLAPNMRAKVVDLSSGSLLPPGNCGELWLQGPGIMKGYLNDEEATISTIDKEGWLHTGDIVSFDQDGYLYMFSRIKEIIKYKGFQIAPVDLESILISHPEIIDAAVAGVGDEEAGEVPVAFVVKRPGSALSQAAIINYVEKQVAPYKKVRKVIFTHSIPKSAAGKILRRELKHLLMISRI; via the exons ATGAAAAAATCCATGGCAACACCCTTGAATGCCTGTGCCTCCTCACAAAACCAAGCCACCAACACCCAAAGAGCCTCTGATAGCACACACCCAAATGGCCACCCTCACTGGTTTTCACCAGAAACAGGCATCTACAGCAGCACATATCCTTCCCTACCCATTCCATCAGACCCACATCTTGATATAgtctccttcattttctcaaaaaaccATAATGGGGTCTCAGCTCTCACTGATTACTCGTCCGGGTTTTCCATATCTTACTCACAGCTGCACCCACTGGTGAAATCCATGGCCTCTGGTCTGCACCAGATGGGCTTTTCACAAGGTGATGTAATTTTGCTTCTGTTGCCTAATTCCATTTACTTTCCTGTTATTTTCTTGGCTGTTCTGTCTCTTGGTGGAATTGCAACAACCATGAATCCTCTAAGCAGTCTCAGTGAGATCAGGAAACAAACAGTTGGTTGTAGTTTGAGTCTGGCCTTTACTGTGCCTGAGACATCGGAGAAACTTGAAGCATTAGGTGTTCCTGTCATTGGAGTACCAGAAAATGGGAGTTTCAATTCCAAATCCAAGGAATTTTCTACTTTCCATTGGCTAATTTCTGGTGACCCGGATTGTTGTCCTAGGCCTGTGATTAATCAGCATGATGTGGCAGCAATAATGTACTCGTCTGGTACTACGGGTTCAACTAAAGCTGTTGTTCTAACGCATGGGAATTTCATAGCTATGGTTGAGACTTTTGTTCGATTTGAAGCTTCGCTGTATGAGAACTCGGGGTCGGAGAATGTTTACTTGGCTGTTTTACCAATGTTCCATATTTATGGGCTGTCACTTTTTGTGACGGGGTTGATATCATTGGGCTCTGCTATTGTTGTGATGAGGAAGTTCGATGCTAATGAGATGGTGAAAGCCATTGATCGATACAGAGTAACGCATTTTCCCGTCGTCCCACCAGTATTGATGGCATTGATAAAGAGTGCTAGGGCTGCTGGAGCTCGCTGTTTTGGGAGTTTGAAACAGGTTTGTTGTGGAGCTGCTCCTTTGACTCAGAAAAGCATACAGGAATTTGTGCAGACTCTGTCACATGTTGATTTGATTCAG GGTTATGGAATGACTGAGTCCACAGCAGTAGGAACTCGTGGGTTCAATACAAAGAAGCTTCGGAATTATTCTTCAATAGGCCTTTTGGCTCCAAACATGCGAGCCAAAGTGGTGGATTTGAGCAGTGGTTCTCTATTGCCTCCTGGAAACTGTGGGGAGCTATGGCTACAAGGACCTGGTATAATGAAAG GATATTTAAATGATGAGGAAGCAACGATTTCAACAATTGATAAAGAAGGTTGGCTACACACTGGAGACATTGTTTCGTTTGATCAAGATGGGTACTTGTATATGTTTTCTCGTATAAAAGAGATTATCAAATACAAGGGTTTTCAg ATTGCTCCTGTTGATTTGGAGTCTATATTGATATCACATCCAGAAATAATTGATGCTGCGGTGGCTGG GGTTGGGGATGAGGAGGCTGGGGAGGTACCAGTTGCATTTGTAGTTAAGAGACCTGGAAGTGCTCTTTCTCAGGCAGCTATTATTAACTATGTCGAGAAACAG GTTGCACCATACAAGAAGGTGAGAAAGGTTATATTCACACACTCCATACCCAAGTCTGCAGCTGGGAAGATCCTCAGAAGGGAACTAAAGCACTTATTGATGATTTCTAGAATTtaa
- the LOC117928869 gene encoding 4-coumarate--CoA ligase-like 6 isoform X2, whose translation MKKSMATPLNACASSQNQATNTQRASDSTHPNGHPHWFSPETGIYSSTYPSLPIPSDPHLDIVSFIFSKNHNGVSALTDYSSGFSISYSQLHPLVKSMASGLHQMGFSQGDVILLLLPNSIYFPVIFLAVLSLGGIATTMNPLSSLSEIRKQTVGCSLSLAFTVPETSEKLEALGVPVIGVPENGSFNSKSKEFSTFHWLISGDPDCCPRPVINQHDVAAIMYSSGTTGSTKAVVLTHGNFIAMVETFVRFEASLYENSGSENVYLAVLPMFHIYGLSLFVTGLISLGSAIVVMRKFDANEMVKAIDRYRVTHFPVVPPVLMALIKSARAAGARCFGSLKQVCCGAAPLTQKSIQEFVQTLSHVDLIQGYGMTESTAVGTRGFNTKKLRNYSSIGLLAPNMRAKVVDLSSGSLLPPGNCGELWLQGPGIMKGYLNDEEATISTIDKEGWLHTGDIVSFDQDGYLYMFSRIKEIIKYKGFQIAPVDLESILISHPEIIDAAVAGTGKQIHEQICYNLTEMWSWSPPEIDNSVVELRC comes from the exons ATGAAAAAATCCATGGCAACACCCTTGAATGCCTGTGCCTCCTCACAAAACCAAGCCACCAACACCCAAAGAGCCTCTGATAGCACACACCCAAATGGCCACCCTCACTGGTTTTCACCAGAAACAGGCATCTACAGCAGCACATATCCTTCCCTACCCATTCCATCAGACCCACATCTTGATATAgtctccttcattttctcaaaaaaccATAATGGGGTCTCAGCTCTCACTGATTACTCGTCCGGGTTTTCCATATCTTACTCACAGCTGCACCCACTGGTGAAATCCATGGCCTCTGGTCTGCACCAGATGGGCTTTTCACAAGGTGATGTAATTTTGCTTCTGTTGCCTAATTCCATTTACTTTCCTGTTATTTTCTTGGCTGTTCTGTCTCTTGGTGGAATTGCAACAACCATGAATCCTCTAAGCAGTCTCAGTGAGATCAGGAAACAAACAGTTGGTTGTAGTTTGAGTCTGGCCTTTACTGTGCCTGAGACATCGGAGAAACTTGAAGCATTAGGTGTTCCTGTCATTGGAGTACCAGAAAATGGGAGTTTCAATTCCAAATCCAAGGAATTTTCTACTTTCCATTGGCTAATTTCTGGTGACCCGGATTGTTGTCCTAGGCCTGTGATTAATCAGCATGATGTGGCAGCAATAATGTACTCGTCTGGTACTACGGGTTCAACTAAAGCTGTTGTTCTAACGCATGGGAATTTCATAGCTATGGTTGAGACTTTTGTTCGATTTGAAGCTTCGCTGTATGAGAACTCGGGGTCGGAGAATGTTTACTTGGCTGTTTTACCAATGTTCCATATTTATGGGCTGTCACTTTTTGTGACGGGGTTGATATCATTGGGCTCTGCTATTGTTGTGATGAGGAAGTTCGATGCTAATGAGATGGTGAAAGCCATTGATCGATACAGAGTAACGCATTTTCCCGTCGTCCCACCAGTATTGATGGCATTGATAAAGAGTGCTAGGGCTGCTGGAGCTCGCTGTTTTGGGAGTTTGAAACAGGTTTGTTGTGGAGCTGCTCCTTTGACTCAGAAAAGCATACAGGAATTTGTGCAGACTCTGTCACATGTTGATTTGATTCAG GGTTATGGAATGACTGAGTCCACAGCAGTAGGAACTCGTGGGTTCAATACAAAGAAGCTTCGGAATTATTCTTCAATAGGCCTTTTGGCTCCAAACATGCGAGCCAAAGTGGTGGATTTGAGCAGTGGTTCTCTATTGCCTCCTGGAAACTGTGGGGAGCTATGGCTACAAGGACCTGGTATAATGAAAG GATATTTAAATGATGAGGAAGCAACGATTTCAACAATTGATAAAGAAGGTTGGCTACACACTGGAGACATTGTTTCGTTTGATCAAGATGGGTACTTGTATATGTTTTCTCGTATAAAAGAGATTATCAAATACAAGGGTTTTCAg ATTGCTCCTGTTGATTTGGAGTCTATATTGATATCACATCCAGAAATAATTGATGCTGCGGTGGCTGG CACTGGAAAGCAAATACATGAACAGATTTGCTATAATCTGACAGAAATGTGGTCCTGGTCGCCACCTGAAATCGATAATAGCGTTGTTGAGTTGAGgtgttaa